Genomic window (Fodinibius sp. Rm-B-1B1-1):
ATGGAACCGTCCTTGGTTATTTTATACAAAGTAGAATTCCTGCCCTCTAAATAAAAAAGGCTTCGTCGAGCAAACCCTACCGAGCCTGTTCAACGAAGCCTTGCGCGTAGTTGAGCGGAGAGGGAGGGATTCGAACCCTCGATACCCCTTATGGGGGTATACTCCCTTAGCAGGGGAGCGCTTTCGACCACTCAGCCACCTCTCCAATAAAGAGTCGCAAATATAAGTGCCTTAATAAATTTTATCAATAGAAAACTTATATTTCTTTTCAAAGAACCCTTTAGTCTTCCGGATCACCATCAAGAATATAAATTTGTGCTAAATTGCGTCCTTCCTGGGCATAATCAAGTCCGTATCCTAAAACAAAAAGGGTGGGAATACGAAATCCTACATAGTCAAGCTGCACATCGTGGTGCGTAGCTTCAGTTTTATGCAAAAGCGTAACTGTTGCAATAGACTCAGGATTTTTTTTCTGCAGCTTGTCCACCAAATAGTTCATCGACAACCCGGTATCTACAATATCCTCAACCAAAATAACGTGTCGACCTTCGATATCAGCATCAATATCTTTTAGGTCTGTCACCTCTCCTGAGGAAACCTTTTCATCCCCGTAGCTGCTAAGTTTTAAAAAGTCGACCTCACAGGGAATATCGACTTGGCGCATCAAATCCGAAAGAAAAATATAGGCCCCATTGAGCACCCCAATAAAGATAGGATTC
Coding sequences:
- the hpt gene encoding hypoxanthine phosphoribosyltransferase; protein product: MSLYTPETVTCNGETFKIYLTEDELQERVTELGDELAEKYKGKNPIFIGVLNGAYIFLSDLMRQVDIPCEVDFLKLSSYGDEKVSSGEVTDLKDIDADIEGRHVILVEDIVDTGLSMNYLVDKLQKKNPESIATVTLLHKTEATHHDVQLDYVGFRIPTLFVLGYGLDYAQEGRNLAQIYILDGDPED